In Mercenaria mercenaria strain notata chromosome 14, MADL_Memer_1, whole genome shotgun sequence, the following are encoded in one genomic region:
- the LOC128548476 gene encoding uncharacterized protein LOC128548476, which yields MNSIEVQNLFSEGGEIKTPVKLSDMFKSGNKWSREIYLIAEAGLGKTAFSKYLAVTWCQAHRPEKEFEKYFPEDAIDVMREFDFLFLVLLRDSSEGCSIDNLIVNQIVQNLSLSCTMTVSSLQEILHRERCLVILDALDEWTHPGEKCVKVPKTIPHRNAREKCTILTTTRPWKLSVINLKTSQIDKKVELVKLTSQSAQVLKERAISKIKKLDVSDAKRLAKAFSTEINEKKLENLESVPLLLMYLICLWCDDLPLGKSKSELYTNIIELLLSRTVSIYPELEITSESSQSDIPQFWSKHVNCKKYYALLKALGQLAFETLFSKQRESTLVFSQSVTERYLNKDDLKLCLLSGILTQSKEVKLTSESYKVSFSHKTVQEYFCALYICCQSEIDVEKFSSVQNILDMSTVFIFISGMNAEIMSSISRELMSVISEDQITRTYRSMAGYDYRYVNPLIDIQNMYISCLKENTDNTSLCFQDFIIDKKCQQENHFLNLKHLVIHNKSNIMSLSIRIEGIRCLRELIDQCELDDLHGVKKIFYTGECTKEAEIIRLLTNKSLECVTVLSATWQGNNFIAKLSSCSSELSKTFQNISQLRAINIDCFKMEHDVLKEFLNYIINRKSMAEISLFNLHCVTHDISCGGMNLDFSQHSDLRTLALGGIPVSQLKVNVSSLEECHVGHLSKPGLSTSLLRELPAASKLHRFSCSSLKSSGDIETLLQTLPLLVPVKEVRLGSINLGERSLSLSPEMVNIQLVYLEKVTMSGSSLRNLVKVVEKLPHSVTVIMRDCNITPETEFADVKKYIKTSENFVVTFDGINRYDNKYLFEFQTTEAGSRVD from the coding sequence ATGAATTCCATTGAAGTGCAGAACTTGTTTTCGGAAGGGGGAGAGATTAAAACTCCAGTCAAATTGTCAGACATGTTCAAGTCGGGAAACAAATGGagtcgtgaaatatatttaattgctGAAGCCggtttggggaaaactgcattttCGAAATACCTTGCTGTAACGTGGTGCCAGGCTCATCGTCCAGAAAaggaatttgaaaaatatttcccaGAAGATGCAATAGATGTAATGCGCGAATTCGACTTTTTATTTCTGGTGTTGTTACGGGATTCTTCTGAGGGTTGCAGTATTGATAATTTGATAGTAAATCAAATTGTGCAAAATTTATCTCTCTCATGCACTATGACAGTAAGTTCCCTACAGGAGATCCTACATCGTGAAAGATGTTTAGTAATCTTAGATGCACTCGACGAGTGGACCCATCCTGGAGAAAAATGTGTAAAAGTACCAAAAACAATCCCTCATCGTAATGCACGTGAAAAGTGCACAATCCTGACAACGACGAGGCCTTGGAAATTAAGTGTCATTAATCTTAAAACCAGTCAAATAGATAAGAAAGTAGAGTTAGTAAAACTAACCTCGCAGTCAGCACAAGTGTTGAAGGAAAGggcaatttcaaaaataaaaaagctaGATGTTTCTGATGCAAAACGCTTGGCAAAAGCCTTTAGTACAGAAATAAACGAGAAGAAACTTGAGAATCTGGAATCCGTTCCCCTCCTTTTGATGTATCTCATTTGTTTATGGTGTGACGATCTTCCTCTAGGAAAGTCAAAGAGTGAACTATATACAAACATTATTGAACTCCTGCTCTCAAGAACAGTTAGCATATACCCAGAACTAGAAATAACGAGCGAATCATCCCAGAGTGATATCCCACAATTCTGGAGTAAACACGTAAATTGTAAGAAATATTACGCGCTTCTAAAAGCGTTAGGACAATTGGCGTTTGAAACATTATTCAGTAAACAACGTGAAAGCACGCTAGTATTTAGTCAGTCAGTCACtgaaagatatttaaacaaagacGATTTGAAGTTATGTCTTCTCTCAGGAATATTAACACAAAGTAAGGAAGTGAAATTAACCAGTGAAAGTTATAAAGTTTCGTTTTCCCACAAAACAGTACAGGAATATTTCTGTGCACTGTACATTTGCTGCCAAAGTGAAATTGATGTCGAAAAATTCAGCAGTGTACAAAATATTCTTGATATGTCGACAGTGTTTATTTTTATCAGTGGAATGAATGCAGAAATCATGTCTTCAATATCACGCGAATTAATGTCTGTAATCAGTGAAGATCAAATAACGAGAACATACAGATCTATGGCAGGTTACGATTACAGGTACGTTAATCCTCTGATAGAcatacaaaacatgtacatttcttgtttgaaagaaaacacGGACAACACTTCTCTTTGTTTTCAGGATTTTATCATCGATAAAAAATGTCAACAAGAAAATCACTTCTTGAATTTAAAACATCTGGTGATACacaataaaagtaatattatGTCATTAAGTATCAGAATAGAAGGCATTCGTTGTTTACGTGAACTTATCGATCAGTGTGAACTTGATGACCTGCACGGTGTCAAGAAAATATTCTACACTGGGGAATGTACTAAGGAAGCGGAAATTATTCGGTTGTTGACAAACAAGTCGTTGGAATGTGTAACTGTTCTATCAGCTACATGGCAAGGTAATAACTTTATAGCCAAACTTAGTTCTTGTTCCAGTGAACTGTCTAAAACATTTCAGAATATTTCTCAGTTACGAGCAATTAATATCGATTGTTTCAAGATGGAGCACGATGTGCTGAAGGAGtttctgaattatattataaacagaaaatcaATGGCGGAGATTAGTTTGTTCAACTTACACTGTGTCACACACGATATTTCCTGCGGAGGAATGAATTTGGACTTTTCCCAGCATTCAGATCTAAGGACGTTAGCATTGGGCGGTATACCTGTGTCACAATTAAAAGTGAATGTATCGTCGTTAGAGGAATGTCATGTAGGACATTTATCTAAACCCGGTCTGTCCACGTCATTGCTGAGAGAGCTGCCAGCAGCCAGTAAACTACACAGATTTAGTTGTAGTTCTCTAAAATCTTCCGGTGACATTGAAACATTGCTGCAGACATTACCATTGTTAGTTCCAGTGAAAGAAGTTAGGTTGGGGAGTATCAACCTAGGTGAAAGGTCACTGTCTCTGTCACCGGAAATGGTGAATATACAGCTTGTTTACTTGGAGAAGGTAACAATGTCTGGTTCATCATTACGTAATCTAGTTAAGGTAGTAGAGAAACTTCCACACTCAGTGACAGTAATAATGCGAGATTGTAATATAACACCGGAAACAGAATTTGCAGacgttaaaaaatatataaaaacatcgGAGAATTTCGTGGTCACGTTTGATGGAATCAATCGGTACGACAACAAGTACCTGTTTGAGTTTCAAACAACTGAAGCTGGAAGTCGAGTAGATTAA